The Notolabrus celidotus isolate fNotCel1 chromosome 16, fNotCel1.pri, whole genome shotgun sequence genomic sequence TATTATATACCTGTGTTTATTCATAATATTGCTTAATCAttcataaccaaaccataatcacaccacgtcaacctgtcactactgaatcatttttttaatactgcctgtaattaccactatttaaacaatttgtaacatttgtatatatcttaaatttgtattctatctttatttatctatttttatttttacttattttattttacttgtttaacCATAATttttgattgtacttatgtctgggttgctgcaacaactgaatttccccccggggatcaatacaGTAATATCGTATCTTATTTGTACTGTTCTGAATTTATTGATGTCCATTAATCATTGGTCAGTCTGTAATTCCTGTTAGTCCTAGTTTTTTCTCCTAAGtcttcacttgttgtcttgtctttcacaCTGTTTTGTATcttatatattgtattgtaatgtcTCTCACCCGTCTTGTATTGTTCTGCAactcttaaataaataaaaaatacaattaaaaaaaatcattggtCAGTCTCAAGTAAGACAATACAAAGAAAATGAGCAAGAAAAGACACTTTTCAAGAGTTCATCTGTCCttacaacaaataaaataacaaataacacacataGTCATCagaaatcatttatttattctacagGTAGCACAGATCACATTGTGCTGCATTAAAACATTGTAATCCTGTGTACAATGCTGTTAAAATCATAACCTGAATAGAGTGGAGTTCAGATTACAAACTTAAGAGAACATTCTTCAAAGCAGAGGAAACGTATTATCTGTCATACACATCATGCACTCACCCTCATCACCCTCATCACCCTCATCACCCTCATCACCCTcatcaccctcacacacacatttcttttttaaaattatataaaaaaataaaaaaaaacagaaaaaggcttttgacattattttaaaacatttagcAGAATCCGTTTTGAGTCAGTATTATTTCATAGCACTTTTAATTCTTATTAAATGGGACCAAAATAAAAACCCTCATTATAATTACAGGcacaaacagactttaaagttgcAAACTTCAGGTTAGCTTTCCTCGTACATTACTACTCAATCTGTCAGGAGCCATTTCTCCATGATGTGGAGTAAAAACTGAATCCGTTGGTGTTTGAAGGGGATCTGTGTCAGGTGCCCGAAATATTTTGAAGTTATAGTTAACATAAACAACCATATTCATTTGATGAGACTCAGACAATACCACTGCAAGTTATTCATCAAAGTGATACTTCAAAGTGGTGTAGTAGTTTTCTGTAAAAATATATGTAAAACATGTGTGGCATTAGGCCTTAAAATAGATGgtttttacataaaataatgataaaacttGCAGTAAAAATGTCCCACTTGTGGTCACATTGTCATCCCCTTACCAACAGGGAACTCGAAAAATATTGTTGCTGTGAAAGTTTGATGATTTcttttgtccaatcagaacaaaaaaacaaaaaagcccTGATATGAGATTTGCAACTTAACCAACTGTTGGAAAAGAACGAGTAAATCATGAGAAAACAGTGAGTTTCTTGATCAGTTCATCATAGAGTAGGTACAAACTGTGAGACATTCCTGGCTCAGAACCTACTGTTTCTCCACATTTAATATCATAGAGTGATTGAAAGTCTTTTATCTTCATCCTGAGAAAGTCGTAGGAGTAAACAATCTCTTCCCaattccctttttttctctaacTGATTGCATCTgggagacaaataaaaaaattgttgTTATTGTCTGAGAATTGATCGATTGATCAATCAGACTTTCCTAGTATAGCACTTTTCACTCAACAAAATGtagcacagagacagaaaatcaatCGAACCCCTGATTAATGTGCAAAAACGCCGATGCATGTGAAATCACtagagtaaacaaacaagctCAGCGTGATTCTTCCTCTGCGTACCTCCAGTCCTCATGCCCTACCGGCCACCAAACAGGTGGATTTTGGCGAACGACACAGTCTCACAATAGTTCTTGTGGCCCTTCTCATAAATAACGTAGATGTACTTCCTGTCCTCTGCAGAACCGCCTTCCAGAGACGTAATGCCGGAGTAACCGCTCGGCCCCGCCCATATCTGCACGGCTTTTCCCTCCCATGTTTTACCATCAGTCACAGACCAGCGTAGAGTCAGGTTGATTCCTGGGGACAGATGATGCAGGAAGTCAAAATCCTCATTCACAGACCTTTTTTTGACAAGGACATTTCGTTGGTGCATTTCAGAAAGAGTCAGAAGTGGAGGATATACACAGATTGGCGACTGTGCTGACTGCGCAGATTTTcagctaaaatgaaaaaagaccTGCTCTATACGAATTATGCAGAGTTTCTgcattaaagtgagttaaaagcTGAGAGCTAAAAACATATCTTTATGAATAACATgtcacatcatttttttttacctaatgAGAAACTTGGGcatggaaattaaaaaaaataaagaggcGGTTTATCACTTCATCAGACACCCTCCACCTCTCAGCCCGCAGagatttcagacattaaaaatagcAACATTAAAGTATTCAGTCGTTTGCTGATGGCctcatttgcttttgttgaTCATATAGAGGCAACAACAtcaatttctgtctgtttcataaccagccaaaaaactcctcactggagctttaaatgaaaagtCATATTCCAATAATACATAAGGTAAGTACAAAGCTGCTAGTAATACTGAAAAACAAAGCCTGGAATGGAGGGCTGGCAACTATTATTCAAATTGTGTTGCGCTCACAAGATAAATGGTTTGTTATTGGGAGAAGCTATAATTTCCAGATAATAAACCTGTTGatgcagaaaacaaaatgttttttcctAATACTGTCCATTAACTTTTaatcttgaaaaaacaaaacacctatCTCATGATATCAAGATTCACAGCTTCTCCCTGCTTCAGTACTCCAGAGTTTTACTGATTAGCCTGTCTACTTTTACGTCCAGCTCTCGGTATGAGAGATAAAAATCATGAGAAAGCAGAAGAAAGTCTGCTTCTCTGTCACGTCGTCTGTTCTTACTGTGTTGCTCGTTGGAGGGGTTGGTGAAGTACATAACTCCATCTTTCTGCAGAGCTCCAGCTGCCACAACAGGATCCACCAGCGTGTAGTCGAAATACAGACCCTCCACAGGCAGGGACAATCCTCCATCATGGCTGTGTACCACCAGACGACACTGACAGTGGTAACTGTTCTGGTTCCGCACATTGATGACGATGGTGCCGTCATTCAACTCAACCGGCTGGAGAGGAAAACAAGACCATGAAGAGACCATATTAACGCTGTTAAATGTTGTGTGACGTACATGTGTTCTTAGGGCAAAGAGACTTCAAACAAGCTGGCAGTTTAAGTAACATATTAGGAAAGCAATTTCCGTTTACAGATCCTACAGATACAATCTAAGATGAGCACTGATTTGGAGCTATTTGTCTGTGCTAATGACAACTTATATTTAATCAATCTTAATCCCAATACCTTGGATATGACTTTCTTCCATAACTATTTGTTTACTTGGTCTGTTTACTTTCAGGTATTAATCCGGTATTGGTAAAATGTTTTTTCCAGggctttttaaaatactttttctcatattttgagaaaaaaagtcccaacTTTTACTTAAACAGGGGTAATGTGCTAATTTTCAGGCTTTACACTTTCCCTCTGAAAACGTTAATTTTagttactgtctctttaagcctCCACTACAAGCTCCCTTTCTTCTAATTGCCAAGCTctctggaagcctcctccactgttgccatgctaaaGTCAGCATCATAatagttcatttgcaaaaacagataactcaatttctatacattttcaaaaatatatttcttttttatatatattcctaataaagttacattttcaagatatctctgattagtgaagtcattttgacttagtcaaagccacccaacctcagttgattgatcataccaaaagttagtattagaaaaaatgtgttttttgaaacatttttttatttttcaaaagtgagtttactgtttttgcaaattgaCTCTTCTGTTCCtaaatttaaaatgacagaTTTAATGTACAGCCAAATGCTTTGGACCCCGAATCTGGACAGAAAAGTTTGGCAAGGGAACAAAACACGAGATTTGCCCAattggtgatgtcacaaattgggCAAATCTCGTGTCACTCTCGCTGAATTCTCTGCTGATTTTTTTAACAAGCTGTATAGATCAGCTAgcagtctcatcctgggattatTCCAACATACACCAGCCTCACAATTCAAACTTTTCCAACAGATTTCAACATATTAACTCTAAATATGAAGAAGCATGAAACCACCTCTTGAAAATACATTTGATGGTGATAATTATCCCAAAACTCCTTAAATACAATGTGATTACTCGAATACAGGATCAACATGGCATGACTTCCACAAACAGTAGGAGATGTAGTCTACCTGGCACTCGTCTGGGTTGAAGTCATGtgctttcttcttctggttATAAGGTATGCTTTTCAGCGCCGCACCGTTGTACCAGTTTTGTCCGTGGTCATCGCTCAGGATGCAGAACACTCCGTCTCCCTCCAGTGTACCGTGACCACACACCACCAACCTCCCCTTAGCTGGTTCGAAGCGCTTCTGTTGAACAAAGATACAAaaaggtgtggacacaggatgagaaataaagttaaaataaaaattatgttTGTAGGCAGgtaaagttgtaaaaaaaaagggaactgTTCATATTCTTTGTACACAGGAAAGATCATATAAACACATCAACATGTTTAGAACTGTGCCTGCTACAAAAGAACTCATGAAACATGTAACAATTATCCAGAGTGACTGATCTGATGCAGGACAACAGAAGGTTCAGTGCCCTAAAAACTGGCATGGACAACCACAACCATAATAACTGGACAGATGCTCAGCTCAGACATTGCATGAGGAATAATGAGCCACTAATTTGGCACTAAATGGCAACTCTCTCCAAATGACATAATGATTCTGTTGCAAACTTTCAGTGCATCACATTCAGCGTCTAATGCGGCTTATAGCAGGTTTACAGAGCCCAAAATCTGAGATAGGCTTATCTGGACAAACACGCATACCAGAGGTTTACATTTTGAAGGTTTATAGAGCCTATAGAGGGTaactatggtggccctgaaggtctGAAGCACAAATGGTGCCAAAAACACTCCAATGAACTCCAAAAAgattgagataaaaaaaaaacataatgaaaagaaaataaataataataataaaacacaaaatcattTTCGAAAATTAAATTTCACAACACATAAAAACCCtcagaaaaaatatttaatgaaatatttatgtttgattaaacattttttattttatcggggaaaaaaaacattcatgaaatatttttgcattttgtaaATATCTTTTGTGATCAATgaaatttttcttcttttataattttttttttttttgcatttcatgaaAAATGTCTGCAAGTTACTGTGTTTTGTGGATTGTTTCGTGATGTTTTTTAGCAGTCAATGAAAtgctttgctttttgtttttttgtggctctgaaatacatttttgtgcAGTTGACCTTTAGGGCCACCGCAGAATACTGGATCAGCTGCTAAAACCACTTTCAGAGACACAGATAAAAGTGATTACAACTAAAGCAAAGCAAATTCCACTTCCTTACTTTGACCAGAACATTGCACAAAATAAAGTTCCTCTTTCACATCAGTAAACATAACCCAATCTGAATTTTGAATCAGATCTGTCCAATTTAAACgctaaaataaagtatatctgaTTCTGACTGTGGTTAATAACTGATCTGTGATAAAAGTTACAGCCAACATGTTACACCATAGCAGAGATTTGTGTTTTTGGAATTATAATAAAACACCCCAAAGCAAAACTTAAAAGGCATACCTGCCAGTATCTTGGTAAAACAGCAGAAccaattttaatgtaaaacagaaCCCCACCaccataaaaacacataaaaacatctcTGTTTAATCTCTTACCTGGATTCCAAGGCCCGGTCCTGATGCGAAGGCTTTGACCCCGAGCTGGACGGTGAGGTTTTTAGGCGCGCCCCAGCTGAGGCCGTCGTCCCTGCTCTCCAGCATCATGGTGCTGGAAGGGTGGCAGTGGTATGAGTGGAAACAGATGGTATAGATCAGGATCACAGAGCCCACTTCCATGTCCACCACCACAGAGCCCAGATTCAGGCCGTCCGGCTTCAATCCGTCATCCACGATAAAGGCGGTGGGAGACCAGGTGGCTCCTGAAGACAAGGAGGGCCGGAGTCAATCTTTGATTCTGAATaattttacaataaaaacaataattctTCACCTCTGATGCTGCAGTCTCATAGaccacattaaaatgcatgttaCTTTTCCTTCAGTGTCAATTTCAAACTCTGTCATTTGTTAACTGTGGGCCAAATCATGCTTTAAgattacacatttatttaactttaaacatTCCTGTTTATATTCAGAGAGTAGAGTTTCATTTTACCTGTTATATGAAAACATCCTGAAAGTTAAGATTTGAATAAGATTATAACTTTGTAAAAAGAACTGAAAGTAAGGTATTATTTTGAGTATCTTACTCTGATATAGTTTTCTCATTTGCTTTGATATTTCTCATATGCGAACTCATGTAATTTGATTGCATCATAAATGTAGTCTCTGGTTCTTCTTTACAAATTTCAAACTTTTTGCACATACTTTTTTTGTATATGCTGGGAAATATTCTtctaaattgtttttttgaagtAAGTACTATTGATTTATGAAACATGTTACAGAAAATGGCAGCCTGTTGTCTTTTATCAACTTTGCAGTGCAGAAAACTATTGCAAAACTTGTAAAAACTGCTGACAACAGAGATAAGTTTTAGATTATCCTCttgtaaacaaagacacaatGACCTCTGTGAACTGACACCGTACTGCTCATTGACGTCTTTACTGTCATGAGATAAATTAAGGATTGTGACGCAAGAATCAGATCGTTTAAGTTAACGATTTCAAGAGGACCTTCTGTTTTGCAAATATGAGCATATTTGGGGAATTATACCAAAATAACAGAGTAGTCTTAAATTAATCTTTGTAGTGCCTGTTATCCTGTATTTTAGCTCAATGAAGTTTCTGAATCTTAAAGGTATAGTTCACCATTTTAAGTATAGTTGTATTTGTACTTTTGCACATTAAACCATTTACTTTATCTCCATTACTGTGCACCTTatatcatttgcactattatctatttacattgtccatttttaaactgtcactgcactgcactacctgcactgtgtacataggctgtttttaactgtattttattataatcttattgtattttatatttaaagttttgctatttaagagttggaagagagaaacTGCATCTCGATTTTCCTGTAGGTCTTGTATACATAGTGAaatttgacaataaaaacctttgaatcttgtaTGCTGTACTTGTCAACAATTACTAACAGGGTATGTCAGTCAGCTTGACGCCTTTGTTGGGAAACGGGAACTGAAGCCAGACTATCAACCACTACAGACTGAGTCACGTGACTGAAttaactttaagaaaaaacaaacactaaagtTGCTGTAATTTTAAACTTTAGTTcgattttttttcagtgctttTTTTGCCTCTGCTTGCACCACAATGATCAGCCCCCTGTGCAGAATACAGcaactattgacaagtaccttaAACAACCTCACTTGAGAAAACCCCGAAAATaactatctctctatctcttaaACTCAAAGGCTCACTCTCGACTTTAGAGAGCAAGCAGATGAAGAAATATTTCACAACATCCTCCTCCATGAGCAAAATTATTCACAAATGAGGGCCTGAAGATGTAGCTGAACACTCCAGAAAATCTAGTAACTACACCTTTAGAAGATCATTTTTGtctgttgtttctttattttagtgtgattattttcatctgacattttcaaacttaataaaaactgaaactagGATCAGTTTTTCACTAGGAGACTTGAGTTAGGTCACTTAAAATGTAAGAGTGTGTATTTgcaatctgtgtgtttgtttagctGTGTCAAAGTTGTGGTGGTCCTGCCTTTGTCAGTGGACCTCCGCATCGCGATGAACTTTGCCCCCACATCACTGGCCGTGGATTTTCTGCCCTCTGAGAATGCCAACAGGCTTCCTTTAGGGGTGAAGGTGAGCAGAGGAATCCTGTAGGTGTTCACCTCTCCCTGAGCTCCACTCACCCACAGGAGCTGCTCCTCATACAACAGAGGGTCAATCTGAAACGACAGAGACAAGcagacagtggtggacaaagtacacagcttcattacttcagtcaaagtatagattACTCcaagtcaaatattactccaatacaagtgaaagttgttcagtcagattattacttgagttaaagtactgaagtcagtggcggttctagaccaattttactggggggggggggggggggggcagttctggagccaagggtgttgtcagagggacacattcaaccctgacaaaagagactgagaagggcgaggaccggcaaactgtcaaaacatcagtgcatccctactagacatatatactactgtgtactatatcaaaatgcagactgaaagcAGCTGTTTAtcgtataatattattttggtgatgaggggggccacaggggggggtccaggttcagttttacaggggcactggcccctgcttgcccctccccagaaccgccactgactgaagtacttgcttttaaagatacttaagtattcaaagtacttcttaaaatatctcaaaactttatattttcacaaagcatgatgacagtcaagaatacataggagtatattctgttacatcatgtttaattagaaaccattactttaaatctctaaaaactataccatggaataaaaacagaaactaagttactccaagcacaaacagcttagtttgaaatgttcatctggaatgaaacaaatgttacgtatagctcaacacgctttctcaggttggacagtgaatgtttgtacctttgggcagagtgggaaacagggagaacatttgaaagtgtatcattcttcatttcaaaaacctctaacatcagctgaagatatggccatgggtgctcaggtggagaattatagccatcattaccacctctacatggactgcctgatctgagttgtgagtaactagagcattgatagaaatgtagtggagtaaaaagtacaataattgtcttctgaatgtagtggaataaaagtaacaagtacccccccaaaataatactcaagtaaagtagaTACTCaagaaatgtacttaagtacagtactaaAGTAAATCTACTcagttactgtccaccactgcaagCAGACACAGATGAAACAAGCCGAGTTAGGGATAATGAGCGTTTAGTGTGCCAACAAAACCAGTTTAGAGCAGGAAGTTGTTCCTGAATGAAGTGTCAGGTTACAAAAGCATGTGATGAGCACAGGAAGATTTGTCCCAACTACAAGCATTTAATAATCTTATCTTTTGGACTTTGAAAAGAAACAATCACatgcacaaaaataacaaaataaccaAACAAGGTTTTACTCTCAAAATGTCCCCTTTAACActtcaataaagctgatttaacacttttaaagaccttaaaataaacacaacagcttaggatacaacaacaaacaagcatttctgtagcatatatttttctttaatgttccTGTACCTCTGCAGGGTTGATCTGACCAACACAGGgggaaaacacagcagagagaagaagaagaagaagcgacAGTGCAGCGAGCCGGCTTCCTGTTTCCATGTCGAGACCGCGTTCACAAACTTTCTTTCTTATTCCCACAAAGAGTGTCAAAAATAAGTCCAGgaataaagagacaaaaacaagcaaaagcaGAGAGATAAATCCGGAAATGCCCTCATCAGCTCATACAGTGCTATCCAAACTCTCTGCACCTACTGAGGAGGTCATATGACTGAGGTAAGCGGTCACGTGACTACAGTCAcccaccaaaataaaagtcgcatatttatatatttttaaatagaaatgtttaccactaaataaacacagttcatttttatttttacaccttgtttatttaactttgactttaacttattttgacACTACCTTtgaaacatttgactttttttgtaaaatgaaacaaaaaaggaaaactctatttctttatgttttgaCAAAAGAAGAGTTGTACAACTCTCCAAAACATCTATTTTTCTGGTCGATTATTGATTTAGAAGTTCTACAGTCAAATAATCAACCTTGAATAATTGTTAAAATTAGATACATTTGTTATGGCTAATGAttatatgtgtttttaatgtttgatgcagaatgatgttgacatttttttttgttacatttgcATAAAAACACCTTTTATCCATATATGTCGGCCTCTTCATAAGGAAGTAATCTACCTTTATGAAAACGTATTTTTTTAAGGGTCTTTTCTATGAGGTGGAAGAACAGTTTGATATCAAATTGTTCTcaactttattgatttttcatcaTCAGCAAATATAAATGCTGCAAGCAGTCAGATGGCAGTACACTGAGAGCTTTTGATTTCAAtgaatttatttacttttctggttttactttttattcacCTCCCCATCTAAATATATGGTTTTTAAATGCAATGTCTAATTGTATCCACAAGGGGACAGACTTTACCTTAAATATCACACAATAGCTTTACAGTTCTACAGTCAACTCAGGTAAAGATCACAAAGTTTTAATTATTACAGGATATATatgctttacattttttattctcatttaGTTGGAGGccaataaaatctagactaCTCAAAGATATTCACATTGACAGCTGAGTGATAAAGAAGTATAACTGAATAGTTTAAATAGCCTAAATTGAAACAGTTGAAACAtgcaacaaatgtttttttaatgttttagtcTGCAACTCTGCAGACAGCCTGTTCCCCTCAGGTGCTCAATGCTCCATTCCTTGGGTTTTGTATCTTTTGTTCAGGGCAGACTCAGGCTGCGTTCAAggcagaaatttaaaaaaaaattgaaaagggAACTAGCTGCTTGTGTTGAACCACCAGCATGTAGGAAGTCTTGAATTACAGTGAAACAGTTCCAAACCCTGATCAAGATTAAAACCATTAAATATGTATCTCTGATTTTTGCATATAAGTACTGTACTACAGCTCTGAaatgaaagcacacacacagaagttaTGCAGAATCTAACAAACCAATCAGGCAGGCAGGTAGAGACCAACTACTGCCAACTTTACTGGAAGAGCACCCTACAGGGCACTTCATCCTACTTTCTTACACTTCATAGAGTACTTTATCATACTTTATGTACCACAGGGGCATCTAAGAGGGTAAGTTTGCTGTGTTATTTCCTCCACCTCCCATTTTATTTCAGTATAATGTCATAAAAAACgtcccaaaaatgaaaaagcacTTAGATGAATTGATAGATAGTGATGATTGATAGTTTCTTGAGTTTGTTCCTAAAAGGAGTAGCAAATCTAAAACTGAGCTATAATCTTAGTAATAATATCATTATCAACTGATCTGCAGCACTAATGAAACAGTATACCCCTATAGGCACTATCACTGTACAGTGTGCATTCATCTCATAGGAGAGTTAGAGGTTAGTGTCATACTTTTAACTTCATATAACTGTATTTTGTTTCATGGGATTTAAAAGctccaataaaacaactgaaacctgctcactttggaaggatagtcttaataaatataggaaggccctgcagcatgctcgagctgcctattactcctctctaatagaagagaataaaaacaaccctaggttcctcttcagcactgtagccaggctgacagacagtcaTAGCTCCACTGAGCCATGTATTCCTTTAGCCCTCAGCAGCGATGACTTTATGAGCTTCTTTAATGATAAAATCTTAAAGATTAGAGATCAAATTAGTAACCTCTTACCTTTAACTAGTGTAGGACCCTTTACCAACAGCGGGATCATTGAAACGGCGTTAAAGCCAGATGTATACCTAGACTGTTTTTCACCCATTGACCTTcctgaactggtttcaacagtttcttcagctaaaccattgacctgtcttttagacccaatcccaactaagctgctaaaagaagtaattccactagttagcagttctttactaagtatgattaatatgtctttactgacaggctatgtacctcaatcatttaaagtagctgtaattaaacctctccttaaaaagcccactcttgattcaggctccttatctaactataggccgatatctaacctcccctttatctctaaaatcctggagaaagtggtgtcagttcagctctgggactttcttaagagcaacagtttgtttgaggactttcagtcggggtttagagcccaccatagcacagagactgcactgttaaaagtaaccaatgatctactaatggcctcagacagtggtcttctttccgtacttgttttattagatcttagcgctgcattcgatacgattgaccatcaaatcctgttacagagattagagcaactaattggcattatagggactgctttagcttggtttaaatcgtacctaacagatcgatctcaatttgttcacgtaaatgaaaagtcctcagtgcagaccagggttagtcagggagttccacaaggatcagtgctaggaccaattcttttcaccttatatatgcttcctctaggtaacatcatgaggaagcactctattaattttcattgttatgctgatgacactcagctctatttataagaaaccaatcagttatctaaattagttgcttgtctaaaagacataaagacctggatgaccagaaatttcttactgctaaactcaggaaaaactgaagtgattgttatcggccccaaacacctcagagagactttttctaataatataagtaccttagacggcattagtctggcatccagcacctcggctaggaatctaggagtcctatttgatcaagatttatccttcaattcccaaattcagcaaatctc encodes the following:
- the neu1 gene encoding sialidase-1, coding for METGSRLAALSLLLLLLSAVFSPCVGQINPAEIDPLLYEEQLLWVSGAQGEVNTYRIPLLTFTPKGSLLAFSEGRKSTASDVGAKFIAMRRSTDKGATWSPTAFIVDDGLKPDGLNLGSVVVDMEVGSVILIYTICFHSYHCHPSSTMMLESRDDGLSWGAPKNLTVQLGVKAFASGPGLGIQKRFEPAKGRLVVCGHGTLEGDGVFCILSDDHGQNWYNGAALKSIPYNQKKKAHDFNPDECQPVELNDGTIVINVRNQNSYHCQCRLVVHSHDGGLSLPVEGLYFDYTLVDPVVAAGALQKDGVMYFTNPSNEQHRINLTLRWSVTDGKTWEGKAVQIWAGPSGYSGITSLEGGSAEDRKYIYVIYEKGHKNYCETVSFAKIHLFGGR